In the genome of Bacteroidota bacterium, the window GCACCGCCTCGGAGTCGGTCGCGTCGATGTCGGCAGGCCGGAGCGCGTCGAGGCGCTTACGAGCCTGGGCGTGCGGCGGCAACGGTGGCGCCACAAGACCGGCCCGGCGGTGCCGCGTCCGCCAGAGCCAAAGGCCGAGCACCAGAAGCGCCGCACCGATGAGAACCGCCACCCACAGCGGCAACGGCTCCGGGAAGGCAAGCGCAGGCGCGAGCGGCAGTGGCGCCGCCAGGCTGTCCGGCACGACGGAGCGCACGGGCAGCATCCGCGTCGGCACGTCGAGCACGACCGTGTCGGCCGCGGCTCCGGTGCCCGCCACCAGCGCCACCGGAATCGGCCCGATGCGCGCGGCGTCGAGCGCGAACGTCGTCGCGAGGAAGACCACACTGTCGAGGCGCGCGCCAGTCGCGGTCTCGGTCGGCGGGAAGCGCCGGGCGGCCAGCACCTCGGCATCGCCGAAGACGGCGGCTGGCTCGACGAGGTTGTCCGCCCCGAACGTGTCTGACAGCGGAGGCAGGTCGGGAAACGCGACCCGCGTCGAGCGTCCGTGCTCCACGGCGACGCCGATCTCGAAGCGCTCGCCCACCGTCACGCTATCGGCTACCACGGTGGCGCGCACCTGCTGCCCGTGCACGGTTGCCGCAGCAGCCAGCACACTCAACACGCCATATGCAATCCGCCACATCCTCCTCATCGCTCCCGATTTCTGCGCCGGAAGAAAGCCACGAGCGGTTCCACATAGTCCGCGTCGGTCGCCACCTCGACCGTGTCGATGCGAGCACGGCGCAGCGTCTCGGCAATGCGCGCCTGACGATCGGCGGCCTGCGCGGCGAAGCGTTCGCGGGCGCGGCGGCTCCGCGTGTCGATGGTGACGGGGCGACCTGTCTCGGCGTCGGTAAGCGTCAGCAGGCCCACGTTGGGCAGCGCGCCCTCGCGCGGGTCGCGGAGGTGGACCGCCACGAAGTCGTGCTTCTTGCTTACGGTTCGCAGGGCGCGGCTCGTCGGTTCGTGGAGGTCGGCCTTCAGCAAGAAGTCGCTCAGCAGCAGGACGATGGCGCGGCGGCGGAGCGCGTGCAGCAGGTGGTCGAGCGCCGGGCGGAGGTCGGTGCCGCGCGCCTGCGGCTCGTGGACGAAGAGGTCGCGCACGAGCCGGAGCACGTGCTGGCGGCCCTTCTTCGGCGGGATGAACCGCTCGACGCGGTCGGAGAAGAGCAGCAGGCCAACCTTGTCGCTGTTCTGGAGCGCCGAGAAGCCGAGCACCGCGCACACCTCGGCGGCGATCTCGCGCTTGGCGCGGCCGACCGAGCCGAAGTCGCCCGAGCCGGACACGTCGACGGCCAGGATGAGCGTCTGCTCGCGCTCCTCCTCGTAGACCTTCACGTGCGTCTCGCCCGTCCGCGCGGACACGTTCCAGTCGATGGTGCGGATGTCGTCGCCGAGTTGGTAGGGCCGCACCTCGGCGAACTCGATGCCGCGGCCCTTGAACGCGGAGTGGTACTCCCCGCCAAACACGTCGTGCACGAGCCCCTTCGTCCGCACCTCGATGCGGCGGATCTTCCGAAAGAGCGCACGGGGGATCACAGAAGGTGTGGAGGGTTGGACGTGTGAACGTGTGAACGTGAAGCCAGGCCGGGACCGTGTGCAACAACGTGGGCGCGTAACTTACTTCCACACCTTCATACGTCCACACGTTCATACCGAACGAAGTCCGCACCCCATGACCGCCTCCGTCGCCGTCCTCGTCTTCCCCGGGTCCAACTGCGACCACGACGCCTACCACGCCGCGAAGCACCTCTTCGGCCAGGACGCCCGCTTCGTCTGGCACAAAGAGGAGTCCGTGGGCGATGCCGACCTCGTGATCGTGCCCGGCGGGTTCTCCTATGGCGACTACCTCCGCTCAGGTGCCATCGCGCGCTTCAGCCCGGTCATGAAAGATGTGGTGCGCTTCGCGGGCGACGGCGGCCTCGTGCTCGGCGTGTGCAACGGTTTCCAGGTGCTCTGCGAGGCCGGCCTGCTACCGGGCGCGCTGATGCGCAACGCCTCGCTGCGGTTCGTCTGCAAGGACGTCCACCTCCGCGTCGAGAATGCCCAGACGCCGTTCACGAACACGCTCAACGAAGGCGACGTGCTGATGATTCCCGTGGCGCATGGCGATGGCAACTACGTCGCCGACGACGCCACGCTCGACATGCTGGAGCGCGAGGGCCGCGTCGTCTTTCGCTACGGCACGCCCGACGGCCAGCTCACGCCGGAGGCCAACCCGAACGGGTCCGCGCGCAACATCGCGGGCATCGTCAACGCGGCGGGCAACGTGCTCGGGATGATGCCCCACCCCGAGCGCCACTGCGACCCGCTGCTCGGTCGCGCCGACGGCCGCCCGCTCTTCGAGAGCGCCCTCCGCCACCTCGGCGTGGAGGTAGCGGCCGTCTAGCGCAAAGACGGGTCTACTTCAGCAGGACGACCCGCCGTGTCTCGGCGCTCTGCTCGGTGACGAGGCGCACGATGTAGACCCCGCTCGGCAAGCTGCGCGCATCGACGCGGGCGACGTGCCACCCGGCCTGCTGCCGCCCGTCGGCGAGGCGTGCGACCTCCCGGCCGAGCGCGTCGAGAACCACGAGTTGCACCGGGCCGTTGGTCGGGATCGCGTAACGGAGGGTCGTCGCGGTGCTGAACGGGTTGGGGTAGGCCGCTTCCAGCATCGGCACGTCTGGGAGCGCTGCACTGGACGCCGTCGCCCGACCGCTCTCACAGGCCTCGTTGTTTGCCGAGTCGGGATCGTTCTGGTTGCCCGGCGTCACCTGCACGCACCCATCGACGGCATCCGTGACGCGCTGGCTCACCTGTTGGCCGGGGGCCAGCGGCGGGAGCCCCAGCGAGACGGGACCGCGACGGCTCTGGTATCCCGCCTCGCCCCCCGTGGACGCATCGGGGCCGAGGTTGGTCACCACAGCCGTTCGGCCATCGTAGATGATCTGCAGATCGGCGCCCCCGTCGCCCGGTTGCGGAGGTGGGAGGTCCTCGCCATCGCACGCCTCGTTGTTGGCGGTGTCGGGATCCGCCTGCCTGCCTGCCTGGACGCGCACGCAGCCGTCGGTCGGGGCCACGCGTTGGGATACCGACCCACCGACGCCGAGCGTTGGCAAGCGGAAGGTGACGGGGCCCCGCGTCCCTTCGAAGGTGGCCACGGCCCCGGTCGCCGTCTCTGGGCCGAGGTTAGTCACCACGGCCATCGTGCCGTCGTAGGCGATGGCGAGGTCGGCCCCCTCCTCCTCAACGGGCGATGGCAGGGGCGGCGGGGGCGGCTCGGGAAGATCCGTGGGCAGTGCTACACCGCCGCCGGCCGAAGACCGCCCATCGAGGCGACGCGTCGGGGTGGGCCCGTAGTACGAGGACGTGGTCGTGTAGGCGAACGCGCCGGGCGCAAACGCCTCGGCCTCGGCGCGGCTCGTCGCCGCGGCGGCGAAGCGCGTGCGACGCAGCCCCGCGACGGTCCAGAAGCCGCTGCGGCGTGGGTCCGTCTCCTCGATCCCCTGCTGCACGTAGAGGCCGCTCGTGCCGCGGTCAACCGCGTCACCCGTGCAGGCTTGGACGGCGTTGCCCTCGGCATAGTAGGACGTGAGCGTGACGAGGTCGTCCCAGTCGGTCGTCACCTGGAGCGCCGTTGTGACCGAGCGCCCTGGGGCGTTGACGACCTCCCAGAACGGCACGCCGACATCCCGCGCGCCCTCGACGTCACCGTCCGGGCCGGCGTCGATCGGCAGCGCGATGTTCTCGGCGTTGTCGTAGGTCGCGCCGGCGAGCGTCGGCGCGTAGTCAAGCAGGTCCATCAGCGACGGCACAGGGTGCACGCGGAGGTCGGTGACGCTGACGATGTCCGTCTCGTAGAAATAGTGCGTGCGCGTGGTGAGCGGCCCCGAGTTGAAGCCGCGGACCACGCGGATAGCGCGTACGGGCCCGTCGATGTTGGCCACGACCGTGCCAGCACCAGCCGAGGCCGTCCACTCGGTACGGTCGCAGACGCCGGGCGCGAAGCGAACCTGCGCACGGTCGAGCAGGTCCGGCCCGAGGCCAAACCCAGACTTGACGTACAGCTCGTCCTGGATCCAGCGGTCCGCAAACACGGTGCGGTAGGTCGCCGTCTCGATGGTCGAGCGCTCGGGGTTTGCACCGAGGTCAGAGCCGGTGGGCTGGCCGTTGTTGCCGCCCTCGATGGCTTCGAAGTCATAGGCATCGGGAAACGCTCCGGCCGTGAGCGCAAACTGGTAGTCCACGAGATCGACGCCAGCCGACGGGTTGGCGCTGCCGCTCGCCACGTAGAGGTAGACGGCCCCGTCGCCGGCGGCCACGGCGGTCCGCGTACGCATCACGACGCCAGCCGGATGCCGGTCAGCGGGGGTGGGGTCGCCTGCGAAGCGCGCCATGAAGACGAGTTCGTCGTCCTCGTCGAAGGCCGGGTTCGAGTCGGCGCCGACGTAGGTGTCCGGGTCGGCATATTCGAGCACCTCGACGATGCCGATGCCAGCGGTGCACTCAGGATCGGTGCAGCCCGAAAAGTCGCGACCGGCAAACGACACGACGATGTCGAGCCACTCGCGCTCGTCGACCTGTACGGGGATGGGGGTCCATTGCCCCGCGCGGTAGGCGTAGGCGACGAGGTCGGCGGGCGCTGCGCCGAGGAGGGACGGGAGTTGGGCGCCGGTGCGGACGATTTCGCCCGCGCTCGCCGCCGGCACGTAGGCGCACAAGACGAGCAGGAAGCAGGCCAGAAGGCCTCTCCGGGAGATAGACATGGTGGTGGGGGATACAGGTCCGTCGCGCCTGAAGGGAGGCGGCACAACGGGTGGCGGGAAACAGCGGCGCTTGAGATGGGCGAAGGTGCGCCTGACGCGAGAGCACCGAGCAAACGGGATACCGGGCTCCTGCTTTTCTATAGCTCGCCAAGGATTCAGGTTCGCCGAACTCCTGCATAACCAGGCCATTCAGGAGCCACTGGCCTGCAAGGCCACACCATGACGGCACGATGTTCGACGCAACAAGTAATTCGACGCTCGGCGGAGCCTCGCATGCAGCGCGGCGTGTACCTTTTTCTAATCACTCGTCCTCTTTTTCGTCCGCCATGACCCTCACTGTCCCCGTAGACATCGTGCGCGAGGTGCGCGTGCAGACCCGCGCCCAGGACGCGCTCATGGCGCTCTCGGACTTCCCCAGCCTCCTCCACCTCTTCCCCGCCACGGAGCACGTCGAGCGTTTGGCCGGGCGGGCGCTGCGGTGGACCGTCCAGAAGCTCGGGCCTCCACCCTACGCGCAGCGCATCATCTACGCCTGCCGCTTCCACGTGGACGAGGCCACCCGGCGCATCTGGTGGGAGCCCACCGACGACGCTATGGCCGACGACCGCATCCATGGCGAGGTGAAGCTCCTCGACGATGGCCCCACCACCCTCGCGCGGCTCTCCGCCCAGGCCGAGATCGTGCTCGATGGCATCCCGTTCTTCGCCAAGAAGCTCGCCCCGCCCATCGTGCGCGCCGAGTTCGAGCGGCTCACGGACAAGTTCGTGCAGAACATCAAGCGCAGCCTAGAGACGCAGGCGTAGGTCGAGGGTGCCATGCCCTTGACAGTAGCTCGGTGGTAGGTTGTGCGATTCGTCGCCTGCCCTGCACTGCCATGTCTGCGCCGCCATGTCCGACCTCTTCGCCGCCGCCGCCGACGCCCGCCTGCGTGCCAACGCGCCGCTCGCCGACCGCATGCGGCCCCGCACGCTCGCCGAGTTCGTCGGGCAGGCGCATATCCTCGCCGAGGGCACGCTCTTGCGCCGCGCCATCGAAGCCGACCGGCTCACGTCGGTGATCTTCTTCGGGCCGCCGGGTACGGGCAAGACCACGCTAGCCCGCATCATCGCAAACACGACCGCGCGGCACTTCGCCACGCTCAACGCCGTGCTCGCGGGCGTGCGCGACATCCGCGCCGAGATCGAGGCCGCGCAGGAGCGGCTGCGCCTCCACGGCCAGCGCACCATCCTCTTCGTCGACGAGGTGCATCGCTTCAACAAGGCGCAGCAGGACGCGCTGCTCCCGCACGTCGAGAATGGCACCGTGACATTCATCGGCGCGACGACGGAGAACCCCTACTTTGAGGTCAACAAGGCGCTCGTCTCGCGCAGCCGCGTCTTCGAGTTGCGCACGCTCACGCAGGACGCCCTCCGCATCATCGCTGAGCAAGCCCTCAGTGACACCGAGCGCGGCTATGGCTCACGGCATGTCGCCATCGACGCCGACGCCCTGGACCACCTCGTCGACACGGCCAACGGCGACGCGCGTAGCCTCCTCGGGGCCTTCGAACTCGCCGTGGAGACGACGCCCGCTGCGGAGGGCGTCATCCGCATCGACCTCGCCGTGGCGGAGGAGTCGATTCAGAAGCGCGCGGTGCTCTACGACAAGGACGGCGACGCGCACTACGACGCCATCTCGGCGTTCATCAAGTCGATGCGCGGCTCCGACCCGGATGCGGCGCTCTACTGGATGGCGCGCATGCTCTACGCCGGCGAGGACCCCCGCTTCCTCTTCCGGCGCATGGTCATCTTCGCTGCCGAAGACGTAGGGCTAGCTGATCCGCAAGCCATCCAAGTCGCCGTCGCGTGCCAGCAGGCCTATGACTTCGTGGGGATGCCCGAGGGCCGCTTCCACCTCGGCCAGTGCTGCCTCTACCTCTCCACCGCACCCAAGTCGAACAGCGCCTTCGCCTTTTTCACGGCGCTCGCCCATGTCGAGAAGGAGCAGAGCGGTGAGATCCCGAACCACCTCAAGGACGCGAAGCGCGACAAAGCGGGGCTGGGCCACGGTGTCGGCTATCAGTACCCGCACGCCTTCCGCGACCACTACGTCGCCGAGCAGTACCTCCCGGGCGGCATGCAGGGGACGTTCTTCTACGACCCGTCCGAGCAGGGCTACGAGGCCCGCGTCAAGGAACGCCTCGCCACCCAGCGCGAGCGCGACGCGGAGGAGTCGATCGAGAAACGCGTCCGCCGCTACGTGGACGAGGGCTAGGTGCGACTTCGACATAGGGCTCGTGGGGTCGGCGTCACAGCCGGTGTTGCGTGGTGCGTCTTGCGTGTTGGACCGAGCCCGTGCAGCGTGATGGGGCCCACCTCTTAGCTTTCCCTTTCGTTCGCTCTGGCTTGTCTCTCCTATGTCTGACTTCCACTTCTTCGCGGGTCCTGTCCTTCGCGAGGACGATGCGATGGGTATGCACTACGTCCCCGTCCCCGAGCCCATCGCGGCAGCCTTGCTTGCGGTGGGTCATCGGCGCGTGGAGGGTACCCTCGAAGAGCGTCCGTTCACTCGCGCACTCCACGGCCCAGCGGACGATGCCCGACTCCGCTTTGGCAAGGGCTTCCTGCGCGAGTGCGGCCTTGCGTGGGGCGCAACGGCACACCTCGATGTGCGCTCTGTCGCCGATCCCAACGCGGTCGCGCTCCCTGAAGAGTTGGTTGCTGCACTCGCGGAGGACAAGGAGGCAGCTACACGCTTTGCGACGTTCACGCCGGGCAAACAGCGGTCACTGGCTCACTACGTCACGAGCGCCAAGCGCACGGAAACCCGCGAGCGCCGCGCCTACGAACTCGCACGCAAGATCCGGACGCACACGCTCCATGGTGACCGCTAGCGCAGCAGTGCGACAGCTAGCGCAGCACCGAGATCGCTAGCGCAGGACGACCATCCGACGCACCGCGTGGGTGTCCCCCGACGCCATCGCGTAGGCGTAGACGCCGCTCGACAGCGTCGCCGCGTCCAGCACGAGCGTGTAGGTACCCGCCACCCGGTGCTCGTCGACGAGGCGCACGACTTCGCGGCCGAGGAGGTCATAGACGGCCACCGTCAGCAGCCCTGTCTCCGGGTGCGTCACCTCGATCTGGGTCTGCGCGCGGAACGGGTTCGGGTAGTTTTGCGCCAGCCGTGCTTGCGCGGGAGCCTCGTCGTCCTCGGCTTCGGTCCCGAACGCGAAGGTGGCTGCGAGCGACGTCGTCCCGGTCAGCACGACGGAGATCGCCGCGTCCTCGGAAGTCACCGCTTCGGTCCAACCAACGAAGCGGTAGCCCTCGTCGGGCAAGGCCTCCAGACGCAGCGGCACCTCGCGGTAGAACGGCAGGCGGCTCGCACCGCGCGGTAGCGGTACGCCCTCGGCCAGCACCCGGCCGCCTTCGGTAGTCTCGAGTTCGAGCGCGGCCGAACCGGCCACCCCGAGCGTCTCTACGACGTGCCCGCGCATCTGCACGGGGCGGTTGCGTGTGAAGTCGCGCATCTCGTCCACGAGTGCATCCCAGCTTGGCCCGAACGAGATCGACTGCGGCCAGCGGGCCTTGTGACGCGGGATCTCGGCAGCAATGCCCGCCTGCAAACTGTCGATGATGCTGAGGACGCGCGCCGGGGCGTAGGTCGTCGCGGAGCGAGCCGCGAGACGCTGGATGAAGGTGGAGCGGAAGGTGTCGTTCTCCATCAGCCGCCGGAAGAGGAACGTGGACCACGGCGGGTTGGGCCACGGCGGCCCGGCGGGATCGAGCGCGAGGGCAAGCGTGTTGTCGAGCGCCTCGCCGTTGGCGTTGCCGCCAAAGCCGAAGTCGAGGTCGAAGAACATCCACCGCCAGCGGCCGTCGGACTCGTTGGGCCGCCAGAGCTTCAGGTTGTTGCCTGGCCAGTCGGCGTTGGCGCTGTAGATCTCAGCGATGACATAGTCGAGGTAGGCCTCCACCTCCATCTGCGTCTGGACGTACGTGTAGTGCTGAGGCTGCGTGATGTCATTGGCCGCGAGGTAGTCCAGGAGCGCGTCGTAGTGCGGCGAGTCGTCGCGGGGATCGCCTTTGCCCGCATCGAGCAGTTCCACGTCGTCATCGTCGATGCCGTAGTGCGCGGCGACGTAGTCTTCGTTGAGCTTCTCGCGGAGGTTGTGGATGCCCCAATAGTCGCCGTTGAGAAAGACGATTGCCGGGCGGTAGGCTTGCTTGTCGAGGTCGCCCTCGGCCATCGTCTGGATGGCGGCGTCGCGGAACATCGTGCGCCACCAGTCTTGCGCGGAGCTGCGCAGCACGAGGTCGTCGAACACGTCGATGTCGAGGTCGGGGAAGACGCGGTATTCCACTTTCGACGCGCCGTAGCGGCCTCGCGCATACAGCGCGAGCGACTTTTGCGGATAGATGCGGGAGCAGCCGCCAAAGATCTGGACACCCATGCCCTGCTCGAAGCCGAGCGTGCCGTCCGGCTCGTAGAAGGCGACATGGACGGGGTGCTCCCAGTCC includes:
- a CDS encoding DUF58 domain-containing protein — protein: MIPRALFRKIRRIEVRTKGLVHDVFGGEYHSAFKGRGIEFAEVRPYQLGDDIRTIDWNVSARTGETHVKVYEEEREQTLILAVDVSGSGDFGSVGRAKREIAAEVCAVLGFSALQNSDKVGLLLFSDRVERFIPPKKGRQHVLRLVRDLFVHEPQARGTDLRPALDHLLHALRRRAIVLLLSDFLLKADLHEPTSRALRTVSKKHDFVAVHLRDPREGALPNVGLLTLTDAETGRPVTIDTRSRRARERFAAQAADRQARIAETLRRARIDTVEVATDADYVEPLVAFFRRRNRER
- the purQ gene encoding phosphoribosylformylglycinamidine synthase subunit PurQ — protein: MTASVAVLVFPGSNCDHDAYHAAKHLFGQDARFVWHKEESVGDADLVIVPGGFSYGDYLRSGAIARFSPVMKDVVRFAGDGGLVLGVCNGFQVLCEAGLLPGALMRNASLRFVCKDVHLRVENAQTPFTNTLNEGDVLMIPVAHGDGNYVADDATLDMLEREGRVVFRYGTPDGQLTPEANPNGSARNIAGIVNAAGNVLGMMPHPERHCDPLLGRADGRPLFESALRHLGVEVAAV
- a CDS encoding T9SS type A sorting domain-containing protein — translated: MSISRRGLLACFLLVLCAYVPAASAGEIVRTGAQLPSLLGAAPADLVAYAYRAGQWTPIPVQVDEREWLDIVVSFAGRDFSGCTDPECTAGIGIVEVLEYADPDTYVGADSNPAFDEDDELVFMARFAGDPTPADRHPAGVVMRTRTAVAAGDGAVYLYVASGSANPSAGVDLVDYQFALTAGAFPDAYDFEAIEGGNNGQPTGSDLGANPERSTIETATYRTVFADRWIQDELYVKSGFGLGPDLLDRAQVRFAPGVCDRTEWTASAGAGTVVANIDGPVRAIRVVRGFNSGPLTTRTHYFYETDIVSVTDLRVHPVPSLMDLLDYAPTLAGATYDNAENIALPIDAGPDGDVEGARDVGVPFWEVVNAPGRSVTTALQVTTDWDDLVTLTSYYAEGNAVQACTGDAVDRGTSGLYVQQGIEETDPRRSGFWTVAGLRRTRFAAAATSRAEAEAFAPGAFAYTTTSSYYGPTPTRRLDGRSSAGGGVALPTDLPEPPPPPLPSPVEEEGADLAIAYDGTMAVVTNLGPETATGAVATFEGTRGPVTFRLPTLGVGGSVSQRVAPTDGCVRVQAGRQADPDTANNEACDGEDLPPPQPGDGGADLQIIYDGRTAVVTNLGPDASTGGEAGYQSRRGPVSLGLPPLAPGQQVSQRVTDAVDGCVQVTPGNQNDPDSANNEACESGRATASSAALPDVPMLEAAYPNPFSTATTLRYAIPTNGPVQLVVLDALGREVARLADGRQQAGWHVARVDARSLPSGVYIVRLVTEQSAETRRVVLLK
- a CDS encoding AAA family ATPase, translated to MSDLFAAAADARLRANAPLADRMRPRTLAEFVGQAHILAEGTLLRRAIEADRLTSVIFFGPPGTGKTTLARIIANTTARHFATLNAVLAGVRDIRAEIEAAQERLRLHGQRTILFVDEVHRFNKAQQDALLPHVENGTVTFIGATTENPYFEVNKALVSRSRVFELRTLTQDALRIIAEQALSDTERGYGSRHVAIDADALDHLVDTANGDARSLLGAFELAVETTPAAEGVIRIDLAVAEESIQKRAVLYDKDGDAHYDAISAFIKSMRGSDPDAALYWMARMLYAGEDPRFLFRRMVIFAAEDVGLADPQAIQVAVACQQAYDFVGMPEGRFHLGQCCLYLSTAPKSNSAFAFFTALAHVEKEQSGEIPNHLKDAKRDKAGLGHGVGYQYPHAFRDHYVAEQYLPGGMQGTFFYDPSEQGYEARVKERLATQRERDAEESIEKRVRRYVDEG
- a CDS encoding YdeI/OmpD-associated family protein, with amino-acid sequence MSDFHFFAGPVLREDDAMGMHYVPVPEPIAAALLAVGHRRVEGTLEERPFTRALHGPADDARLRFGKGFLRECGLAWGATAHLDVRSVADPNAVALPEELVAALAEDKEAATRFATFTPGKQRSLAHYVTSAKRTETRERRAYELARKIRTHTLHGDR
- a CDS encoding CotH kinase family protein: MTLSTVLGLGSVTAASVTAVQAQPQVFVNELLASNSTVVADPDFGDFADWIELYNAEPDAVDLSGYTLTDDLEEPDRWQIPDGTIIPAGGFLLIWADDEDTGLHTDFKLSAGGEQVGLYAPDGTAVDTLTYGEQTTDISLGRSPDGGQSFQLFETPTPGASNSTDSSGGIAEAPAASLAGGFYAGPQAVTLTAASDATIRFTRDGTPPTEDSPVYTESITFTETGVLRAIAFQPERLPSPVVTRTFFIDEAVTVPVVSLVTDPANFFSDTSGIYVEGTNGIPGRCRNDPVNWNQDWEHPVHVAFYEPDGTLGFEQGMGVQIFGGCSRIYPQKSLALYARGRYGASKVEYRVFPDLDIDVFDDLVLRSSAQDWWRTMFRDAAIQTMAEGDLDKQAYRPAIVFLNGDYWGIHNLREKLNEDYVAAHYGIDDDDVELLDAGKGDPRDDSPHYDALLDYLAANDITQPQHYTYVQTQMEVEAYLDYVIAEIYSANADWPGNNLKLWRPNESDGRWRWMFFDLDFGFGGNANGEALDNTLALALDPAGPPWPNPPWSTFLFRRLMENDTFRSTFIQRLAARSATTYAPARVLSIIDSLQAGIAAEIPRHKARWPQSISFGPSWDALVDEMRDFTRNRPVQMRGHVVETLGVAGSAALELETTEGGRVLAEGVPLPRGASRLPFYREVPLRLEALPDEGYRFVGWTEAVTSEDAAISVVLTGTTSLAATFAFGTEAEDDEAPAQARLAQNYPNPFRAQTQIEVTHPETGLLTVAVYDLLGREVVRLVDEHRVAGTYTLVLDAATLSSGVYAYAMASGDTHAVRRMVVLR